Genomic window (Thermoplasmatales archaeon):
GAAATGTGTCTTGTTGCATGCGGGGCGGCGCAGGCATATTTTATGGGGAAAAAGAGCTTGCGAGTTACTGATTTTGCGGCGGCAAGCCTGATTGTGGAAGAAGCGGGGGGGATTGTTAGGGATGAGAATGGTGAGGAGCTTGATTTGCCCCTTGATTTGAAAGTAAGGAGCGGGGTTATTGCTGGTTGTGATGAAGAGATTTTGAAGGTGTTGATATGAGATGGGGTATTGTATGCAAGCCATCGGTGGAAGCATATGAAATAGGGAAAAGGGTTTATAAGATAATAGGAAATGCAGTTCTTGAGGAAAAGATAGCAAATTATATGAAAAAGAGGGGTTATAAAATTGAAGAGATGGGTGAGAGATGTGATGGAATAATTGTTGTTGGGGGAGATGGAACAATTTTATTAACTCTGAGGCACTCAAAAAAACCTGTTTTTTCAATAAATGCGGGCAGAGTTGGATTTCTTACTGAAGTGGATGCTGATGATACGGAAAAAGCAATTGAAGAAATTTTGAAAGGAAATTATTTTGTTGAGGAATATATGAAAATAAAAATTTTTTTGAATAAGAAGAGATTACCAGATGCAGTAAATGAAATTGTAATTCATACTGCAAATCTTGGTAAAATTTTGCCTTATAAGATTTATGTTGATGAGCAAATTATTAAGGAAGGAAGTGGGGATGGTTTAGTTGTTTCAACACCAGTTGGCTCAACAAGTTATTCTCTTTCCTTAGGGGGACCAGTTATTGAGCCGAAAATAAATGCATTTTTGATTGTTGCAATTGCTCCTTTCAGGAGAGATTTTCATCCTCTTGTTTTATCTTCTGAAAGAAAAATAAAAATAGAGGTCTTTAAAGATGCAGAAATTGCAGTAGATGGGCTTTATAATAAAAAAATATCAAAGGATGATGTTATTGAATTGATGATATCAGAGGAGAAGGCAAAATTTATAAAAATAAACAACAAGTTTTTTGAGAAAATTTATAAGAAGTTGGAAAAATGAAAATAAAAAAGGAATGTTTAAAAACGATAATTGAAGCCGCAAAAGAAATGCATCCCAAGGAATTTTTAGCATTTCTTTCTATTGGAAGAAAAAAAGATTTAATAGAGGAGTTTGTTATAATACCTCAGATGATATATGGAAGAAGTTCTGCATCATTTAATCTTGCAATGCTTCCAGTGGATAAATCAATAGTTGGAACTGCACATTCACATCCATCTGGCAGTTATTTTCCATCGAGCGAGGATTTAATTACCTTCAGAAAAAGTGGAAGAATTCATGTAATAGTGGCATATCCTTATAATGAAAAAAACTGGAAAGCATATGACAGCATGGGAAGAGAAATAATTTTGGAGGTAATATGATTTGGGTATATACAATTTTAAGTGTTATAATTGTGAGCATGATTTCACTCATTGGTATAACAGTTCTATGGATAAACGAGGAGAAGCTGAGAAAAGCATTAATTTATCTCGTCGCATTTTCTGCTGGCGGGCTTTTCGGCGGGGCATTTCTTCATCTACTGCCAGAAATGATAGATAGGGGATTTAAAAGTTATTACGGGATTTGTATCATTTGCGGGATTGTTGCATATTTTTTACTTGAGAAAATTATTCGCTGGAGGCACTGCCATATTCTTCCATCTGAAAGACATCCACATACTCTTTCCTCCATGATTCTTTTTGGGGATGCCCTTCACAACCTTATAGATGGTCTTGTTATAGGGGCAAGTTATATGGCTGATTTAAATCTTGGAATTGCGACAACTTTTGCTGTTATATTTCATGAGATACCTCAGGAAATAGGTGATTTTGGTTCTCTTCTTTATGGAGGGTTCAGCAAATCAAAAGCTTTGCTCTTCAATTTTTTTTCCGCTCTTACCGCAGTTTTAGGAGCATTAATTGTTCTAACAATTAAAAATGATTTGCTGGTGAATATACTTATTCCAGTTACAGTAGGAGGATTTATATACATTGCTGGTTCAGATATGATGCCCGAATTACATAAAGAATTGAATTTTAAGAAATCATTTCTACAGCTTTTATCAATAATTGCGGGAGTAGTTGTTATGTATGCTTTAACTCTTTTTGAATAATTATTTTTTCCTTATAGCCCTGTATATGCAGTAAAATAATCCACCATAAAAAACAGCACATCCAATTATTGCCATTGCTATTGCGCCCGCCGACATTTTGTCCTCCATAAAGTAAAGGAAAGGAAGAAAATCAATAAAATTATTAAAAAACCAATTGAAGGATAGCTCAGAAGACTAGTTGAAGAAGCAAAAAGCATGAAGGCAAGCACGGCGGGCGCCAAAAATTTTAAGGAAATGCCCCACCACCTTCCAACTTTTATTTCTGATACCTTATTTACATATTTCCTTAATTTTTCATCACCAAGAAGATAGGCAAATATTATGCACTCAAGCAAGCCAACGACAACAAGTGCAAAATCTGAAATGAAGTGATCAGCTGTCTCTATTAGCAATATATTTTTTCCAATTAGCAAACCAGCAAGAAGTCCAATTAAGCAGATTATAAAATTTGATTTTTGTCTGCTTATTTTAAATTTTTCACTTATGCTTTTTGATATTGCCTCAACCATTGAATATGCGGAAGTTAAGCCAAATAAAAATAAAATTGAAAAGAACATTAATCCAAAAATTGATTGAAGGAATGGAATTTTTGATATAACTGTTGGATATGTGATGAAGGCAAGGGCAAATCCACCTCTTGCAATTTCCTCAAAATTCATTCCAGTAGTAAAAGACAGGTAGCCAAGTGTTGAAAAAACAGCAAATCCACCAAGAAAAGCAATCCCACAATCTGCAAATGCTGTAATAAAAGAATTGTTTGTTATATCTGATTTCTTTTCTAAATAGCTTCCATATGCAATCATTATTCCTTGGGCAAGGGAAAGTGAAAAGAAAACCTGAGCAAAAGCAGCTAGCCATGTGGATGGCAATAAAAGTTTTGAAAAATCTGGAGCAAGATAGAATTCCAAGCCATTTGTAGCATTTGGCAATGTTAATCCAACAAATGTTAATATTAGCAATAGTATAACTGGAAAAGGAACCGCTATCATGGAGAATTTACCAATAGATTTAACTCCTTTATAAAGGATAAGGTATATTGCAACCCATACAAAAAGAATTGAAAAAAGTATTTGCTCTCCACTACTTAAAAATTTATAATAAAAGAAAGAAGAAGCATCTGTCCCCCATGCCATAAAAATTGAATGAATGATATAGCATAAACTCCATCCAACTATTACACAATAATATATTGAAATAAAAAATGCAACAATAACGCTTAGCCACCCGGCAAACTCGCTTCTTTTTGATATTTTTTTAAGAGCCATAGGGGCAGAATGGGCATAAATGTTACCAACAGCAAATTCAGCTATTAGAAGAGGAATTCCAACAACAAAGAGGGCAATTATAAAAGGAATAAGAAAAGCCCCTCCTCCGCTTTTATAGCAAACATAAGGAAAGCGCCATAAGTTTCCGAGCCCAACTGCTGAGCCAATCGATGCAAATAAAAATGCCACTCGAGATTGCCACTTCTCCACACTATAATAGGATTTGATATATTTATATGTTTAACAATTGCTAAATTTATTGGTCTCGAAAAGGAGTTAAACTCATGTAGATAGGTTTATAGAATAATAACCCTTGAAAAGAGCATAAAATATTAA
Coding sequences:
- a CDS encoding NAD(+)/NADH kinase — protein: MRWGIVCKPSVEAYEIGKRVYKIIGNAVLEEKIANYMKKRGYKIEEMGERCDGIIVVGGDGTILLTLRHSKKPVFSINAGRVGFLTEVDADDTEKAIEEILKGNYFVEEYMKIKIFLNKKRLPDAVNEIVIHTANLGKILPYKIYVDEQIIKEGSGDGLVVSTPVGSTSYSLSLGGPVIEPKINAFLIVAIAPFRRDFHPLVLSSERKIKIEVFKDAEIAVDGLYNKKISKDDVIELMISEEKAKFIKINNKFFEKIYKKLEK
- a CDS encoding ZIP family metal transporter; this translates as MIWVYTILSVIIVSMISLIGITVLWINEEKLRKALIYLVAFSAGGLFGGAFLHLLPEMIDRGFKSYYGICIICGIVAYFLLEKIIRWRHCHILPSERHPHTLSSMILFGDALHNLIDGLVIGASYMADLNLGIATTFAVIFHEIPQEIGDFGSLLYGGFSKSKALLFNFFSALTAVLGALIVLTIKNDLLVNILIPVTVGGFIYIAGSDMMPELHKELNFKKSFLQLLSIIAGVVVMYALTLFE
- a CDS encoding sodium-dependent transporter gives rise to the protein MEKWQSRVAFLFASIGSAVGLGNLWRFPYVCYKSGGGAFLIPFIIALFVVGIPLLIAEFAVGNIYAHSAPMALKKISKRSEFAGWLSVIVAFFISIYYCVIVGWSLCYIIHSIFMAWGTDASSFFYYKFLSSGEQILFSILFVWVAIYLILYKGVKSIGKFSMIAVPFPVILLLILTFVGLTLPNATNGLEFYLAPDFSKLLLPSTWLAAFAQVFFSLSLAQGIMIAYGSYLEKKSDITNNSFITAFADCGIAFLGGFAVFSTLGYLSFTTGMNFEEIARGGFALAFITYPTVISKIPFLQSIFGLMFFSILFLFGLTSAYSMVEAISKSISEKFKISRQKSNFIICLIGLLAGLLIGKNILLIETADHFISDFALVVVGLLECIIFAYLLGDEKLRKYVNKVSEIKVGRWWGISLKFLAPAVLAFMLFASSTSLLSYPSIGFLIILLIFFLSFTLWRTKCRRAQ
- a CDS encoding Mov34/MPN/PAD-1 family protein, whose product is MKIKKECLKTIIEAAKEMHPKEFLAFLSIGRKKDLIEEFVIIPQMIYGRSSASFNLAMLPVDKSIVGTAHSHPSGSYFPSSEDLITFRKSGRIHVIVAYPYNEKNWKAYDSMGREIILEVI
- a CDS encoding MetS family NSS transporter small subunit encodes the protein MEDKMSAGAIAMAIIGCAVFYGGLFYCIYRAIRKK